GCTGTTAGAAGAAACCCAGGCACAATCAGAAGAGTTGCAGGTTCAGCACAGTGAGTTGGAGGGTTTAAATGCGGAGCTTGAAGCGCAGGCACAAAAACTGCAGGCCAGTGAAGAAGAATTACGCGTACAGCAAGAAGAACTGTTGCAAAGTAACCAGGAGCTGGAGGAAAGAAGCAGCTTATTGGAAGAAAAAAATGAACTGATAGAAGAACGTAATATAGAGATTCAGCAAAAGGCTGAGGCTTTAGAATTGAGTACAAGGTATAAGTCAGAATTTTTGGCCAATATGTCGCACGAGTTAAGAACACCGCTCAACTCGATATTGTTGTTGTCGAGGTTAATGGCCGAAAATGAGGCTATGGATCGGGAGCATCAGGAATATGCAGAGGTTATTCAAAGCTCAGGCCAGGGTCTTTTAAGCTTAATTGACGAAATTTTAGACCTTTCTAAAATCGAAGCTGGCAAAATGGAACTCGATAGAACAAATATTAAGGTTGACGAGGTTATTTTCAACATGCGTTCGCTGTTTAATCCTTTAGCTAAAGAGAAGAACCTAAACTTTGTTATCGAAAAATCGCCAGAAGTTCCGGAGTTTTTTCATACCGATAAAATGCGTTTGGAACAGATCATTAAAAACCTGCTGTCAAATGCCATTAAATTTACTGCCGCAGGTGCTGTAACCTTAAATATTAATAAAAATGAAAAGTTAGGCGCGTTGGTATTTAAGGTTACCGATACGGGAGTAGGTATAGCGCCCGAAAAGCAGGGCATGGTATTCGAAGCTTTTCAGCAGGCAGATGGCTCTACGCGCCGTAAGTTTGGTGGTACAGGCCTTGGGCTTTCAATTAGTAGAGAGCTGGCCAAACTATTGGGCGGATATATTGATTTAAAAAGTACAGAAGGCGAAGGGAGTATTTTTACGCTCACTTTACCCATTGATAGAAATAAAGGTTTTGATGGTATTGTGCCAAGTGTAGACCAACCGATAATCGCCTTGGAAGCACCGGTAAAAAAAGTGAGCCATTTAACCGTAGATAATATTCCACAAGAGGTTGAAGATGACCGAGATAATATTCAGCCTGATGATAAGGTGATTTTAATTGTTGAAGATGATACCCCTTTTGCTAAAACACTTTTAGATTTTACCAGGAAAAGAAATTATAAAGGTTTGGTTGCTGTTCGCGGCGATGCAGGTATAGAAATGGCGAAAACCTTTAAACCACTTGCTATTTTACTTGATATCCAATTGCCGGTTAAAGATGGCTGGCAAGTAATGGAAGAGCTGAAATCGGATCCATCAACGCGCCCCATTCCGGTACACATCATGTCTTCTCTACAGGTTAAGAAAGAAAGTTTATTAAAAGGTGCAGTAGACTTCATAAATAAGCCTTTTGCTTTTGAGCACATGCAGGAGATATTTTCGAAACTGGAACATGCCTTAAGCCGTCATCCTAAAAAAGTACTCATTGTTGAAGAAAATGAGCAACATGCTAAAGCATTAAGCTACTTTTTAAGCAATTTTAACATCCAGACAGAAATTGTCAACCAGGTAAAAGAAAGTGTTTCTGCCTTACATAAGCCAGAGGTTAATTGTGTGATCTTGGACATGGGCATTCCTGACAAACATGCTTACGATACGCTGGAGGTGGTAAAGAAAACGCCCGGCTTAGAAAATTTACCAATCATTATTTTCACAGGTAAAAACCTTTCAAAAGGAGAAGAGAACCGGATCAAACAATATGCTGATTCTATCGTCGTAAAAACGGCACATTCTTATCAGCGTATTTTGGATGAAGCAGGCCTGTTTCTTCACTTAGTAGAAGAAAAAAGTAAGGAAAAGATAAAAACACCTAAAAAGTTTTCCGAATTGCAGGATGTATTGGTTGGAAAAACCGTTCTGGTAGCAGATGATGATGTGCGTAACATCTTCTCCTTAACCAAAATGCTAGAGCAGCACCAGATGAAAGTTATAGCAGCAACCGATGGTAAAGAGGCGCTTAAATTACTAAATGAAAACCCAGGAATTGATGTTGTTTTAATGGATATGATGATGCCGGAATTAGACGGTTACGAAACTACAACAGCCATCAGGCAGGATATTAAATATCGAAACCTGCCCATTTTAGCCGTTACTGCAAAAGCCATGATGGGCGACCGCGAAAAGTGCATTGCTGCAGGTGCGTCTGATTACATTAGCAAACCCGTAGATATGGATCAACTGATATCGTTATTAAGAGTATGGTTGTACGAAAATCACCATAAATCATAAACCATTTTTTATTTTATGCCTCAAAAATTAATTCTCATAATTGATGATGATAACGATATCGTTATTAAGAGTATGGTTGTACGAAAATCACCATAAATCATAAACCATTTTTTATTTTATGCCTCAAAAATTAATTCTCATAATTGATGATGATAACCGAAACATTTTTGCTTTAAAAGCTGTTTTAAAGGCCAAAGGTTTTGATTGTTTATCTGCTTTAAGTGCCAAAGACGGTTTTTCTATTCTAGAAAAGCACGATAATGTTGCCATTGTTTTAATGGATATGATGATGCCAGACATGGACGGTTATCAAGCTATTGCGGTAATGAAGAAATCGGCGAGAATGCAGGATATACCTGTGTTAGCGGTAACCGCCCAGGCTATGGTTGGAGATAGGGAGCGTTGTTTAAGCGCAGGCGCATCGGGCTATATTTCAAAGCCGATAAATGTTGATGAGTTATTAGTGCAAATAGAAAATTTTACAAAATAGCAGGTGATAAGTGATGCGATAGATAATGAACAGGTAGAAATCCTGTTGAATGATGTTCTAGAAACTCATGGATATGATTTTTTGGAATACTCTCACGCATCGATAAAAAGAAGGATTATACGCCTTTATGGACTGGATAATTTTGTGAGTTTTGCAGAATTTCGGTACACAATTAAAACAGATAAGCAATATTTTAAGCGGTTTTTAGAGGAAATTACGGTTAATGTTACCGAAATGTTTCGCGATCCTTCTTTTTATAAATCGTTGCGGAATGATGTACTTCCTGTGCTTGGCACTTATCCGTTTATACGGATCTGGGTGGCGGGCTGCTCTACCGGAGAAGAGGCTTATTCGCTTGCCATTGTTTTAAAAGAACTTAATTTGCTCAATAAATCGCTTATTTATGCCACAGATATTAATCCATCGGTTTTAGATAAAGCAAAAAAAGGCATGTTCCCTTTAAATTATTTAAAGCAGTATTCCGAAAATTACCTGCAATCGGGTGGGTTAAAAGATTTTTCTTCTTATTACACAGCGAACTACTCTTTGGCAAAATTTGATGAAAGCTTAAACAGTAAGATGATCTTTTCTACGCATAATCTGGTTTCCGATCATTCTTTTAACGAGTTTCAGCTAATTTTATGTAGAAACGTATTAATTTATTTTGATAAAGATTTACAGCATAAAGTATTTAACCTATTTGATAGTAGCATCGAGAAATTAGGCTATCTTGCCCTAGGAAGTAAAGAAAGTTTGGAGTTCTGGCCAAAAGCCAAAGAATATAAAAGGGTTAAAATGGAGAAAATATGGCGGAAACTGTAGATTCTATATCGTGTGGTGCATTAATTATTGGCGGCTCGGCCGGTAGTTTAGATGTATTGCTCGAAATTTTTCCAGCCCTAAGGAACGATATTAGTTTCCCTATTGTATTAGTGGTTCACCGTAAGGCAAGTAATCAATCTCTTTTAACCGATTTATTAAAATCGCGCACTACATTGACAGTTAGCGAAGCAGAAGAAAAGGAATTTTTAAACGCAGGCAAAGTTTTTATCGCACCTGCTGATTATCATATGCTGATAGAGGAAGACCAAAGTATATCTTTTGATTATTCTGAAAAAGTAAATTATTCCCGACCATCAATTGATGTTACCTTTCAGTCAGCAGCTGAGGTTTTTAAAGAAAAATTAGTCTGTATTTTGCTTTCAGGATCTAATGCCGATGGAGTAGAAGGGTTAAAAAGTGTAAACAATTATAGCGGTAGGGTAGTTATACAGAATCCACGTACGGCCATAATGCCGTATATGCCGCAACAGGCGGTTCTGAATGTCGAGCCGCATATAATATTGGATAGCTACGATATGGCTAATTATATAAATAAGTTAAATGGTTGATTGCTTTTCGGAGGTTAATATGATAGTTACAAAAAAAGTATTTGTTTTTGATGATAATAGGGATATCCTTGATCTCTGTACATTTATTTTGGAAGATGCAGGGTATGAGATAAAAACATCAGAAAATGCCAACAACATAGAAGAACAGGTTGCAGCGTATATGCCTGACTTAATTTTTATGGATAATTGGCTGCCCGATTTGGGAGGTATACAGGCTACTAAAGCATTAAAAAGCCATCCTGATTTAAAACATATTCCAGTAATTTATTTCTCGGCAAATAATGATATATCTTCACTGGCCGATGAAGCTGGTGCCGATAGTTATCTATCGAAACCTTTTGATATTGCCGCGCTTGAAGAAATTGTAAAAAAACATTTGAGTTAGGCGCTATTTAACCGCAAAGTGCGCAAAGATAAATCGCAAAGGACGCTAAGCAATAGCTTTTTATATATCCTTTGCAACTCCGCGAAAAAACTCAGCGCCCTTTGCGGTTAAACACCTTATTCCTTTCCCCAAATCCTTGTATTCAGATCCAATTCCTTAACAATATCATACATAAATTTTATGGTAGAGATATCTTCATTTACTGTTTCTGGACTTAGCAATGATTTAAAAACGGGCGCTTCAAAATAATTCCGGTTCAAAGGGAAAGCGATGTACATCCTCGATTCGATAAAGGATAAACTGATATTATATTTGGTTTGATGATTGAGGTTTAGTATGCGTTCCATCATGGCAGGTGTAAGGATATATCTAGATTCTACCTGATCTGAGCCATAAGTCACAAAAGTCTTATCAAATTCTACATTCTCCAATTGGATAACATCATTACCGCTAAAAGAGAACAGGTTTTTAGAAAACCATGCACCAAAGGCCGCTCCGAAATCTTTTGGTCTAACAATGGTTACGCCATTAAATTTCTTGTTAAAATCGGCAGCAAAGATGATGCCCTTAAAAATGTCGTGCCACTCTGTTCGGGTTCCGTTTTTGGTTTGGGTTACTGTTTTGTATTCAGCATGCACCTCAGCAAAGTAAAACCGGGTTTTATCAGCACATCCAGTTACCAGGTCCTCTGTTTTATAACGATCGGGCTCATTGCTAAACAACTGTGTGTACATAAACTCCGAAGCTTCGATCCCCTGGTAAGGATTAATCGCTAAACTTTCGTCTAAAAATTTAAGGGCTGCACCAATTACATTGGTTTTGTAAGCACTTTGGTAAGCTGTTAAAGAATCGTTGATTTTAAATAACAAAACACCGCCATAAATAAGAGGTATTAAACCACCAATTACACCAGGAATAGGAAAGCCGAGGAAGAAGCCTAGAATACAAAGCAGAATGCCCGCGGTAATAAAAATATAGCCTTTGGTTTGGGTAGCGGCAATTCTTTTGCGCTCTATCTCCATTGTAGCCAAAACTTGTTGCAAGGCTACATTATTTGCAATATCGAACGACATTAATTATTAAAGAGTTCTTTTGCGCTAATGTTTTTACGCTCTTCAGCTGCGGTTTCTAAAACGGCAATCGCTTGGAAATTTAACATTCCGGCAAATAAACTGCCTGGGAACATCATAATCGAATTATTGTAATCGGTTACGGAGGCATTATAGGTTCTTCTAGCAGCCGCAATCTGTTCTTCGCTCTCGGTCCAGGTGGTTTGCAGGTTAATAAAATTGGTATTGGCTTTTAAATCGGGGTAATTTTCGATGTTGACCATTAAACCTTTCACACTATTGCCCAATTGCGCGTCTAAATCTGCTTTTTCTGCATTGCTAATATTTGGTGAACCTGCTTTAGCTCTCAGTTCAACTATTTTGGTTAAGGTTCCCTGTTCATAAGTAGTGTACTGTTTTACCACTTCAACAAGATTTGGGATAAGGTCGAACCGCTTTTTAAGCATTACATCAATGGCAGAGAAGGCATTTGTTACCTGGTTTTTCTTCCCGATGAGGGAGTTGTAAAAGAAAATCCCGATAAGAAATATAAATCCGATAACAACGAGGGCAATAATCATAATTTTAGTTTAAGGTTTAGAGAATAAAGATAAGAAAAGGTTACAATATGTTATCGCTTTTCATTTTGTTCTCGTTCACGCTTTATCCGGCGTTCTAGCCGCCTCTGTTTTCTTTGTAAATGATTGGCCCGCATAGCCTTAAACTTTGCAATATGCTCACGTACTTTATTCTGCTTTTCTTCGGTAATGCCAATGCTATATTTTATGCCTGTAAAAAGGCTCTTCCAGATCATGTTGAAGAAAGAGGTATTTGCCGGCCTGCTGTAATTAACGGCTACAGGTACCAGTTTTCCATCTGCGCCTGGATTTTCTGATTTAATGATTAAGGCATTTGCTAAGAAAGAAAGAAAACCGCGGGTAACCAGGTGATCTTTTTCTGGGTCGTTTTTCATCAGCGCAACAGAAAGGTCGTAGTAGGAGAATGCTACCGTTCCTTTTGCGCCTAAATCATTCGCTTTAAAATTAAACTTCAATTTATCTACATTCCCGCGGTTAATGCGCACCAGGCCAAGTGGTTTAGTAATCTGATTTAAAACCCGCGCATTAAAATTGTGTAAAACTCCATTGTAAGAAAATGCGCCATCTTTAGCGGTAAGGTCGAACATAAAGTTCACATCTAGCTTTCCCTGACCAAATAAATAAGTATTCAGATTAACCTCCATGATCGGGTTTATGGCCTTAATATTATTAAGGTTGGTAGCATTTTTTATAATTCCGGAGGTGTTTTCAAAACTGATCCGTCCTCGTTGATTACTTTCTCTGTTGAAAACCGAATAGTTAACATTTACATCCTTCAGCTGTATTTTCTGGACCAGAATAGGCGCATGAACAAGCTGCAAAAGCTGATGGGGAACTTTCCAATTTTGCTTTCCTGCGATTTTTTAAGGAGGCCATTGTGGTTAAATACCGAAATGAAACCATTGGTAATGGCCATTTCCTTTGCCCAAAGTTCTTGTTTGCTGATGTATAATGGCAAATCAATCCCATTAAGCATAATGTTGTGCATCTTGATGTCGAAACGTTCTTTCGCATACCCGGCAACTTTGCCAAAGTTCATCTCATCATATAGGGGTACCAAAGCAAAACTGTTAATCCTTAACTTACCTGTTGTTGCCCTGAAATCCAGCTGATCTAATTGGATATCGTACATCTTGTCTGGAGTGTGGTATACATAGTTATTCAGATTGACCACAATATCCTTAAGTAAATAAAATCTTTTAGGATCATCAGCAGAGGTAGAATCAACCAGCAAATCGGTTAACGTAATATTAAGGTCGTCAATATCGAAAGGCACAGAATTAGGGACATTTTTATTCACATACTTAAAACTTACGTCCTTAAAACGGATGGTTTTAATGCTAAACTCTTTCAGGTTTTTGGAGATGATATCGTAAGGCGATTTAATGGGCCTGGGTGCACGCCCTTCATTAAAATCGAACTGTTTATTAACCATCGTTACCTCAGGTTTATCGAATATGATTTCCTCTAATTGCAGTTTTTTTTCGCGGTACAAGGTTAACGGATGGAAGCGCTTAACCACCAGTTTTTTTAAAGAAACAGTATATAAATTGTTTGGTGCCCTTTTTAAGGCTATAAGTTGCTTAAACCGATTGGTATCGGGCATTATTTTTACATTCTGTAAAGTGGCATTGCCTGTAAAAACGTTGGTAGATACCTTGGTAAAACTAATGGTATATAAACTATCGGTTGATTTGTAGAGCAGTGTTTTGATCCTGTCGGTTAAAATAGGACGAGATTTTACATTTAACAACCAAGCTATACCTGTAAGTACGATAAAAACACCGAGTAATATACACGCAATCCATTTAAAAACTTTATAACGGTATCTTTTGGTATCAGGCATTAAACAATGAGAGGTTGTGGTTTTATTAGCAATATACGGTTATAAACATATATTTGAAAAATGTAGAATCAGTTTTTTTCTCTCCGGGCTTTTCGTGCAGCTTTTCTGTCTGCCCGTTTTTGTTCCCTTATTTTTTTTGCAATTACTTTTTGCTGTTTTACCGGATTCTTTTCAGGTACCACGCCAAGGCCTACAATATCCTTTATGCCCATAAAAACGGTTTTCCACATCAGGTTAAAAAAGGAGGCCGAATTAATCCTGGTATTAGTCATGCTTGCTGTTCTTGGCGCTTCGCCTTTTTGCGGGTTTTCATCTTTAACTAATATGGTATTGGCCAAAAAAGACAAAAACCCTTTTTTCTTGGTCCCCTCTCCATCAATATTGTCTGTTAAGAGCTTTATTTTCAGGCTTGTGTACAACATATTCAGCTTGCCCGATGCAGATCTTAAGTTTCCGTTTGCACTGAAATCGATATGCTGCACTTCGCCACTTTCAATCTCTATTAAGCCCAGGGCTTTAGATAGTGGGTTTAAGTTTTTTAGATCAAATTTCCCCAGATTCCCACTGTAGGTAAATGCACCATTGTTATCGGTAAGATTGAAATCGATTTTTACATTCAGCTTTCCGGTACCCATTAAAAGCGTGTTTAAATCTGCCAGGGCATGGTTCTTTTTGCTCAGTTGTAAACTATCATTGGTTACATTTAAAATGTTTCCGGTTAGCGCTTTAAAGTCAACCGATCCAATTTTTTTACTTGCAGGGTTAAATTCAGCATATTTAACATTAATGTTTCTCAGTTTTACTGTATCAATCAGGGTAGGCATGTTTAACCTTTTTAAGGCTATATGCGGATAATTTTGGCCCTTATCAAATCCTGGTGGCGGTGGCGATTCGCGGCTCATAAAAACTTCTACATTGGCAGGCCCAATCCTTAGCGATTTTGCATGCAGTTTCTGGTCGGTGTTTAAACCCATAAAATCAACACCGTTAAATTCTATTTGATCAAAGCTTAAGTTATACCGGTCTTTCTGGATCTTGTATTTTCTTGCAAAAGTAAGTTCATCGTACAAGGGTGTAAGCTTAAACCCTTTTGCGGTTATTTTTTTTGATGCAGTAGAGCCGCTAATGGTATCAATTTTCATGGCGTACATTTTATCTTTCGTTACCGATTTATAACCCGCAATCTGAAAAGATGCATCTTTGGTATAATAAAACCTTGTTGTATCGTTGCCCGAAAGCGAATCCAACAAGAAATCATTAATGTTAATATCGAGGTGTTTGATTGATTTTTTGACTTTTTTTGCTGCGGTTTTGTTGATATAATCGAAATCTGCATCTACAATTTTGATGCTTTTTATGTGTACCGATTTAAAAGTTTTCGAAATCTGTTCGTAAAGCGATTTTTCATCTTTTATGCTATCTGGTTTCCTGCTTACTCTGTTAAAAATCATGTTGATAGATGGCTTTTGTAAAATGATCTCATTTACATCTATCCGTTTTCTAAAGTAGGCCGTTAATATTCCAACACGGCTAATCTGTAATTTCTTTAATTTAAGCTCGAAAGTATGGGCAGGAGCCATTTGTTTTTTCTTTAAGCTATCAAAAACAGCCGTATCGGGTGTTAGTGTAACATCACGTAGGGCCAGGCTGCCGGTAATTACGTTTAAGTTAATGCTTTTAAAATCTATGCGGTATAAATGATGAGAGCCATTGTAAACACCAGCTTTAATTTTTTCGGTCAGTATAGGTTTCCATCGGGCGCTTAAAAACATAGCACCAAATGCAACAATTAAAATTAAAATGCCGAATATGCTTCCTATCCAGGCCCAAATTTTATTTTTATTCTGCGCTGTCATTTATTATGGCTTATCCGTATGTAACAGATAGGAGTGCGAAAGGTTTTTTAATAGAAAGCTAAAAGACTAAAGGAGAAAGACCAAAGAGGAGATATTGTTAAAATGTTTTTGGATCGCAGGGGCAGTAAAAGTAACAGTGTTTGTTCCTTTGCTTCGCTTGTACGCTTCGGCCATCGTACCTCCAGGCCTGTAGGGTACCGCTTCGCCAAGGGCTAGATGGGTTAGGGCGGTGGCATGGAAACCATTCATAGTAGCAGGAACAGATGTAACCTAAACCCGACCATAGCGGGATGCCACAATTTTTTCAATTGGGGCAGAAGCGGGGGCGGGGCTACAATCCCCTATAGGGACCGAAGCCTACATTTCCAAAAAACTTTTTATTCAACCATATAAAATATGGATTAATTGGGGCTGCTAACTGCCTTATCATAATCGTACTGTAAACATTTAAACAAAATATGTCAATTTGTCACTTTTAATTTTATTTATGTATTTTTGCAATCCCCAAAATGTTTTTAAATAATGATTGATTTACAAGTACAGGATAAAACGCACGATGAGGCTAGGCAAGGTGAAGCTTTAATTTTAGATACACCAGTTAAAGCCGATGCCCGTAAATTATATATCGAAAGTTACGGTTGTGCAATGAATTTTGCTGATAGTGAAATTGTTGCCTCTATTTTATCGGAAACTGGATTTGAAACCACAGGTGATTATCACCAGGCGGATGTAATCTTCATTAATACCTGCTCTATCCGCGAAAACGCAGAAACCAGGGTTAGAAACCGATTATCGCAGTTCGGTGTCGAAAAACGCCGTAACCCGAAATTAATTGTTGGGGTTTTGGGCTGCATGGCAGAGCGGTTAAAATCTAAATTTTTAGAAGAAGAACGTTTGGTTGATGTTGTGGTGGGGCCCGATGCCTACCGCGATCTGCCTAACTTAATTGAGCAGGTAGAAAGCGGACATAAAGCAGTTAATGTTTTATTGTCCCGCGAGGAAACTTATGCTGATATCAGTCCCGTTCGGTTAAACAGCAACGGAATAACTGCTTTTATTTCCATTACCCGTGGTTGTAATAACATGTGTTCTTTCTGTGTTGTTCCATTTACCCGCGGCCGTGAGCGAAGCCGCGATGCACATTCTATTATAGAAGAAGCGAAAGGCTTATTTGAGGCTGGTTACCGCGAGGTTACGCTTTTAGGCCAAAACGTAGATTCGTACACCTGGACGTCGGAAGATGGAACAGAAACGGTTAACTTTGCACAGCTTTTGGAGCAAACGGCATTGGTTAGTCCAGATTTAAGGGTACGTTTTTCTACTTCGCATCCAAAAGATATTACCGACGAGGTTTTACATACCATTGCCAAATACGATAACATCTGTAACTATATCCACCTGCCAGTTCAATCAGGTAATACCCGCATATTGGAGTTAATGAACAGGACTTATACCCGCGAATGGTATATCAATCGTATTGATGCCATCCGTAACATTATTCCTGGCTGTGCAATTTCTACCGATATTATTGCCGGTTTCTGTACGGAAACAGAAGAAGAGCACCAAGAAACCCTGAGCATGATGGATTATGTGCAGTATGATTTTGCTTATAACTTTACTTACTCTGAACGACCTGGAACTTTAGCTGCCCGTAAATTGGAAGATGATATTCCTGAAGAAGTGAAAAAACGCCGTTTGGCTGAGATTTTGGCTAAACAACAGGCACATTCGTTAATGCGTTTGCAAGAATGGGTGGGTAAAACCGTTCGGGTTTTGATTGAAGGTACTTCAAAAAAATCTGATCTGGATTATTGCGGAAGAGGAGATAGCGGAGCGATGGCCATTTTTCCGGCTATTGAAGGAGTTAAACCTGGTCAGTATGCAAATGTATTTATCGAGAAATGTACATCGGCTACGTTAATTGGGAAAATAGTTTAAAAAGGTGGGGGAGAAGGTAAGGAGCGTAAGGTCTAAATCTCAAATCTCAATACTCAAATCTAAAGAATGGATACACAAAATATTAAACAGCGTTTCGGTATTATTGGTAATTCGCCTTTACTTAATCGTGCCATAGATATTGCGAGCCAGGTAGCACCAACTGATATGTCGGTGTTAATAACAGGCGAAAGTGGTAGTGGTAAAGAGGTATTCTCGCAAATTATCCATCAGATGAGTGCCCGTAAACATGGTGCTTTTATTGCTGTAAACTGTGGGGCTATTCCCGAGGGGACCATTGATTCTGAACTGTTTGGTCACGAAAAAGGATCTTTTACAGGCGCACACGAAGCACGT
The nucleotide sequence above comes from Pedobacter riviphilus. Encoded proteins:
- a CDS encoding chemotaxis protein CheB translates to MAETVDSISCGALIIGGSAGSLDVLLEIFPALRNDISFPIVLVVHRKASNQSLLTDLLKSRTTLTVSEAEEKEFLNAGKVFIAPADYHMLIEEDQSISFDYSEKVNYSRPSIDVTFQSAAEVFKEKLVCILLSGSNADGVEGLKSVNNYSGRVVIQNPRTAIMPYMPQQAVLNVEPHIILDSYDMANYINKLNG
- a CDS encoding response regulator, which produces MKTTLKNNLRLGLGLSLIILFISSLASYISIGNLIKSTELVKKSDEVILNAENIISYLKDAETGQRGFLLTGNKVFLTPYYGANDSAALILKKVELDTKDNSVQQKNVAALKNILFKRMDIIKSTIEIKTLGGVIDPTVLFQGKLYMDEAREIVSKMVVEEKRLLEERTNELNKLTSYTPILILIAALLAILITLFFYRRVSIDFDERVKLQQEIEDKKTEMEKRIIAIKEIAYQISSGNYGVKLDSQTADDIGELSDSLNTMSLSLKKSFDTLAENEWLQTGVANLNVKMVGEKDVFHLAEDIIAFLANYTKSQVGAIYLFKDDGYLHLKGQYALRGQNLLQTIELGQGLIGQAVKSGKPILLDDVPQNELTITHATGNIKPAQVIVLPIIRNEISIGGLELGTIGKYSDLQLHFLNLVSSDVGTALLGAQNRQKLQQLLEETQAQSEELQVQHSELEGLNAELEAQAQKLQASEEELRVQQEELLQSNQELEERSSLLEEKNELIEERNIEIQQKAEALELSTRYKSEFLANMSHELRTPLNSILLLSRLMAENEAMDREHQEYAEVIQSSGQGLLSLIDEILDLSKIEAGKMELDRTNIKVDEVIFNMRSLFNPLAKEKNLNFVIEKSPEVPEFFHTDKMRLEQIIKNLLSNAIKFTAAGAVTLNINKNEKLGALVFKVTDTGVGIAPEKQGMVFEAFQQADGSTRRKFGGTGLGLSISRELAKLLGGYIDLKSTEGEGSIFTLTLPIDRNKGFDGIVPSVDQPIIALEAPVKKVSHLTVDNIPQEVEDDRDNIQPDDKVILIVEDDTPFAKTLLDFTRKRNYKGLVAVRGDAGIEMAKTFKPLAILLDIQLPVKDGWQVMEELKSDPSTRPIPVHIMSSLQVKKESLLKGAVDFINKPFAFEHMQEIFSKLEHALSRHPKKVLIVEENEQHAKALSYFLSNFNIQTEIVNQVKESVSALHKPEVNCVILDMGIPDKHAYDTLEVVKKTPGLENLPIIIFTGKNLSKGEENRIKQYADSIVVKTAHSYQRILDEAGLFLHLVEEKSKEKIKTPKKFSELQDVLVGKTVLVADDDVRNIFSLTKMLEQHQMKVIAATDGKEALKLLNENPGIDVVLMDMMMPELDGYETTTAIRQDIKYRNLPILAVTAKAMMGDREKCIAAGASDYISKPVDMDQLISLLRVWLYENHHKS
- a CDS encoding LemA family protein, encoding MIIALVVIGFIFLIGIFFYNSLIGKKNQVTNAFSAIDVMLKKRFDLIPNLVEVVKQYTTYEQGTLTKIVELRAKAGSPNISNAEKADLDAQLGNSVKGLMVNIENYPDLKANTNFINLQTTWTESEEQIAAARRTYNASVTDYNNSIMMFPGSLFAGMLNFQAIAVLETAAEERKNISAKELFNN
- a CDS encoding DUF3137 domain-containing protein, producing MSFDIANNVALQQVLATMEIERKRIAATQTKGYIFITAGILLCILGFFLGFPIPGVIGGLIPLIYGGVLLFKINDSLTAYQSAYKTNVIGAALKFLDESLAINPYQGIEASEFMYTQLFSNEPDRYKTEDLVTGCADKTRFYFAEVHAEYKTVTQTKNGTRTEWHDIFKGIIFAADFNKKFNGVTIVRPKDFGAAFGAWFSKNLFSFSGNDVIQLENVEFDKTFVTYGSDQVESRYILTPAMMERILNLNHQTKYNISLSFIESRMYIAFPLNRNYFEAPVFKSLLSPETVNEDISTIKFMYDIVKELDLNTRIWGKE
- a CDS encoding CheR family methyltransferase codes for the protein MISDAIDNEQVEILLNDVLETHGYDFLEYSHASIKRRIIRLYGLDNFVSFAEFRYTIKTDKQYFKRFLEEITVNVTEMFRDPSFYKSLRNDVLPVLGTYPFIRIWVAGCSTGEEAYSLAIVLKELNLLNKSLIYATDINPSVLDKAKKGMFPLNYLKQYSENYLQSGGLKDFSSYYTANYSLAKFDESLNSKMIFSTHNLVSDHSFNEFQLILCRNVLIYFDKDLQHKVFNLFDSSIEKLGYLALGSKESLEFWPKAKEYKRVKMEKIWRKL
- a CDS encoding response regulator, with product MPQKLILIIDDDNRNIFALKAVLKAKGFDCLSALSAKDGFSILEKHDNVAIVLMDMMMPDMDGYQAIAVMKKSARMQDIPVLAVTAQAMVGDRERCLSAGASGYISKPINVDELLVQIENFTK
- a CDS encoding response regulator: MIVTKKVFVFDDNRDILDLCTFILEDAGYEIKTSENANNIEEQVAAYMPDLIFMDNWLPDLGGIQATKALKSHPDLKHIPVIYFSANNDISSLADEAGADSYLSKPFDIAALEEIVKKHLS
- a CDS encoding AsmA family protein yields the protein MTAQNKNKIWAWIGSIFGILILIVAFGAMFLSARWKPILTEKIKAGVYNGSHHLYRIDFKSINLNVITGSLALRDVTLTPDTAVFDSLKKKQMAPAHTFELKLKKLQISRVGILTAYFRKRIDVNEIILQKPSINMIFNRVSRKPDSIKDEKSLYEQISKTFKSVHIKSIKIVDADFDYINKTAAKKVKKSIKHLDININDFLLDSLSGNDTTRFYYTKDASFQIAGYKSVTKDKMYAMKIDTISGSTASKKITAKGFKLTPLYDELTFARKYKIQKDRYNLSFDQIEFNGVDFMGLNTDQKLHAKSLRIGPANVEVFMSRESPPPPGFDKGQNYPHIALKRLNMPTLIDTVKLRNINVKYAEFNPASKKIGSVDFKALTGNILNVTNDSLQLSKKNHALADLNTLLMGTGKLNVKIDFNLTDNNGAFTYSGNLGKFDLKNLNPLSKALGLIEIESGEVQHIDFSANGNLRSASGKLNMLYTSLKIKLLTDNIDGEGTKKKGFLSFLANTILVKDENPQKGEAPRTASMTNTRINSASFFNLMWKTVFMGIKDIVGLGVVPEKNPVKQQKVIAKKIREQKRADRKAARKARREKN